The following are encoded together in the Vigna unguiculata cultivar IT97K-499-35 chromosome 2, ASM411807v1, whole genome shotgun sequence genome:
- the LOC114173721 gene encoding probable copper-transporting ATPase HMA5 isoform X1: MGKKLGGWECRSSLQCCGNLWPQARYPSMTAVEAGKTVVEGSETTVVLFSVIGMTCAACAGSVEKTIKRLPGIREAVVDVLNHKAQVLYFPSMVNEERIREAIEDAGFEAKVIEEDSNYTSTQICRIHIRGMTCTSCSSTIESALHSLRGVHKARVALTTEEAEVQYDPKILTHNHLMEAIQDTGFEAILISTGEHMSKIELKIDGIKNDQSLAAIQRSLHALPGVQTIDIYPDINKIAITYIPHMTGPRTFIEVIESTGSGCFKAVIFPNDEGREALRQQEINRYFMLFIWSLAFTIPVFFTSMVLMYIPGVKRVLDIKIVNMLTIGLLLRCNFATPVQFIIGRRFYVGAYKALRKGSANMDVLIALGTNAAYFYSLYVVERAVFSRHFKGNDFFETSSMLISFILLGKYLEVLAKGKTSQAIAKLMNLTPETATLLTQDDNGDVVSEKQIDSRLIQKDDVIKVVPGSKVASDGFVIWGQSHVNESMITGEARPVAKRTGDMVIGGTMNENGVMHVKVTRVGSESALSQIVRLVESAQMAKAPVQKLADHISKYFVPLVIVLSLSTWLSWFIAGKLHAYPKSWIPSSMNYFELALQFGISVMVIACPCALGLATPTAVMVGTGVGATQGVLIKGGQALESANKVNCIVFDKTGTLTVGKPVVVTTKIFKKMSIKDFYEFTAAAEVNSEHPIAKAIVEHAKKITEEQNHSWPEARNFVSVSGHGVKAIVLNKEILVGNKKMMLDHNITISADAEEILAEAESLAQTGILVSLDGEVAGVLAVSDPLKPGANEVISILNSMKIKSIMVTGDNWGTANSIARQAGIETVIAEAQPETKATKIKELQLRQGCGYTVAMVGDGINDSPALVAADVGMAIGAGTDIAIEAADIVLMKSNLEDIIIAIDLANRTFSRIRLNYFWALGYNILAIPIAAGILYSSTRFRLPPWIAGAAMAASSLSVVCSSLLLKNYKRPSKLNKMEMNGVNIQ; the protein is encoded by the exons GAGGAGAGGATACGCGAGGCCATTGAAGATGCTGGATTTGAAGCCAAAGTTATTGAAGAAGACTCCAACTACACCTCAACTCAAATATGCCGCATACACATTCGAGGCATGACGTGTACCTCTTGCTCCTCCACTATTGAATCAGCTCTACATTCCCTTCGTGGGGTGCATAAGGCACGAGTGGCCTTAACAACAGAAGAAGCAGAAGTCCAGTATGACCCCAAAATCCTCACCCACAACCACTTAATGGAAGCTATACAAGACACCGGGTTCGAAGCCATACTAATAAGCACAGGGGAACACATGAGCAAGATTGAACTTAAAATCGATGGCATTAAAAACGACCAATCCCTTGCTGCCATTCAGCGCTCTCTCCATGCACTCCCTGGTGTTCAAACCATAGACATATATCCGGACATTAACAAAATTGCCATAACTTATATACCACACATGACAGGACCAAGAACCTTCATAGAAGTCATAGAATCCACTGGATCAGGGTGTTTTAAAGCGGTGATATTTCCAAACGATGAAGGAAGAGAAGCACTTAGACAGCAGGAAATTAACCGATACTTCATGCTTTTCATATGGAGTTTAGCTTTTACCATTCCTGTTTTCTTTACATCCATGGTTCTCATGTATATACCTGGAGTTAAACGTGTTTTGGATATCAAAATTGTCAATATGTTGACTATTGGACTTCTCTTGAGGTGTAACTTTGCTACCCCGGTGCAGTTTATCATAGGGAGACGGTTCTATGTTGGGGCATATAAAGCATTGCGCAAAGGTTCTGCTAACATGGATGTGTTGATAGCATTAGGGACAAATGCagcatatttttattctctctaTGTTGTGGAAAGAGCTGTTTTCTCTCGGCATTTCAAAGGAAACGATTTCTTTGAGACCAGCTCTAtgcttatttcttttattctgTTGGGGAAGTATTTGGAAGTGTTGGCAAAGGGGAAGACATCTCAGGCCATTGCAAAGCTTATGAACTTGACACCTGAGACAGCGACCTTGTTAACTCAAGATGACAATGGGGATGTTGTTagtgaaaaacaaattgataGTCGGTTGATACAAAAGGACGATGTGATCAAGGTTGTCCCTGGTTCAAAAGTAGCATCTGATGGCTTTGTCATATGGGGACAAAGTCATGTAAATGAGAGCATGATAACCGGAGAGGCAAGGCCCGTGGCAAAGAGGACGGGTGATATGGTGATTGGAGGCACTATGAATGAGAATGGGGTCATGCATGTTAAGGTGACAAGAGTTGGATCCGAGAGTGCTCTCTCCCAGATCGTTCGACTTGTTGAgtcagcccagatggctaaagCTCCGGTTCAAAAACTTGCAGATCATATTTCTAAATACTTTGTTCCTCTG GTCATTGTGCTTTCTCTTTCAACATGGCTCTCCTGGTTTATAGCAGGAAAGTTACATGCATACCCGAAATCTTGGATACCATCCTCCATGAACTACTTTGAGCTTGCACTTCAGTTTGGGATTTCAGTCATGGTCATTGCCTGTCCTTGTGCTCTAGGCCTAGCCACTCCTACTGCTGTTATGGTTGGTACTGGAGTTGGTGCAACACAAGGTGTGTTGATCAAAGGGGGCCAAGCATTAGAAAGTGCAAACAAG GTGAAttgcattgtgtttgacaagACAGGAACACTCACAGTTGGGAAGCCAGTGGTTGTAACAACAAAAATCTTCAAAAAGATGTCAATTAAAGATTTCTATGAATTTACTGCTGCAGCAGAG GTGAACAGCGAACATCCAATAGCTAAGGCCATTGTTGAGCACGCCAAGAAGATCACAGAAGAACAAAATCATTCCTGGCCAGAAGCACGCAACTTTGTTTCTGTTTCAGGCCATGGAGTAAAGGCCATTGTTCTAAACAAGGAAATATTGGTAGGGAATAAAAAGATGATGCTGGATCATAACATAACAATTTCAGCTGATGCTGAAGAAATACTAGCAGAAGCTGAAAGCCTGGCTCAAACTGGGATTTTAGTATCCTTGGATGGAGAAGTCGCTGGAGTTTTGGCTGTATCTGATCCATTGAAACCTGGCGCCAATGAAGTTATTTCCATTCTTAATTCCATGAAAATTAAGAGCATCATGGTGACAGGTGATAACTGGGGTACTGCCAATTCCATAGCCAGACAAGCCGGTATTGAAACTGTCATAGCAGAGGCTCAACCTGAGACTAAagcaactaaaataaaagaactGCAG TTGAGACAGGGTTGTGGGTATACGGTGGCAATGGTGGGAGATGGCATCAACGACTCACCAGCACTTGTGGCAGCTGATGTTGGGATGGCAATAGGCGCTGGCACAGACATAGCAATTGAAGCAGCAGACATCGTTCTGATGAAGAGCAACTTGGAGGATATAATCATTGCCATTGACCTTGCGAACAGAACCTTCTCTCGTATACGTCTAAACTACTTTTGGGCTTTGGGTTACAATATCTTAGCCATCCCAATTGCAGCGGGAATTCTTTACTCATCCACTAGATTTCGCTTACCACCATGGATTGCTGGAGCTGCAATGGCGGCCTCTTCTCTCAGTGTTGTTTGCTCATCCCTCTTGTTAAAGAATTACAAGAGACCTTCCAAGCTAAACAAGATGGAGATGAATGGTGTAAACATTCAATAA
- the LOC114173721 gene encoding probable copper-transporting ATPase HMA5 isoform X2: MGKKLGGWECRSSLQCCGNLWPQARYPSMTAVEAGKTVVEGSETTVVLFSVIGMTCAACAGSVEKTIKRLPGIREAVVDVLNHKAQVLYFPSMVNEERIREAIEDAGFEAKVIEEDSNYTSTQICRIHIRGMTCTSCSSTIESALHSLRGVHKARVALTTEEAEVQYDPKILTHNHLMEAIQDTGFEAILISTGEHMSKIELKIDGIKNDQSLAAIQRSLHALPGVQTIDIYPDINKIAITYIPHMTGPRTFIEVIESTGSGCFKAVIFPNDEGREALRQQEINRYFMLFIWSLAFTIPVFFTSMVLMYIPGVKRVLDIKIVNMLTIGLLLRCNFATPVQFIIGRRFYVGAYKALRKGSANMDVLIALGTNAAYFYSLYVVERAVFSRHFKGNDFFETSSMLISFILLGKYLEVLAKGKTSQAIAKLMNLTPETATLLTQDDNGDVVSEKQIDSRLIQKDDVIKVVPGSKVASDGFVIWGQSHVNESMITGEARPVAKRTGDMVIGGTMNENGVMHVKVTRVGSESALSQIVRLVESAQMAKAPVQKLADHISKYFVPLVIVLSLSTWLSWFIAGKLHAYPKSWIPSSMNYFELALQFGISVMVIACPCALGLATPTAVMVGTGVGATQGVLIKGGQALESANKVNCIVFDKTGTLTVGKPVVVTTKIFKKMSIKDFYEFTAAAEVNSEHPIAKAIVEHAKKITEEQNHSWPEARNFVSVSGHGVKAIVLNKEILVGNKKMMLDHNITISADAEEILAEAESLAQTGILVSLDGEVAGVLAVSDPLKPGANEVISILNSMKIKSIMVTGDNWGTANSIARQAGIETVIAEAQPETKATKIKELQGCGYTVAMVGDGINDSPALVAADVGMAIGAGTDIAIEAADIVLMKSNLEDIIIAIDLANRTFSRIRLNYFWALGYNILAIPIAAGILYSSTRFRLPPWIAGAAMAASSLSVVCSSLLLKNYKRPSKLNKMEMNGVNIQ; this comes from the exons GAGGAGAGGATACGCGAGGCCATTGAAGATGCTGGATTTGAAGCCAAAGTTATTGAAGAAGACTCCAACTACACCTCAACTCAAATATGCCGCATACACATTCGAGGCATGACGTGTACCTCTTGCTCCTCCACTATTGAATCAGCTCTACATTCCCTTCGTGGGGTGCATAAGGCACGAGTGGCCTTAACAACAGAAGAAGCAGAAGTCCAGTATGACCCCAAAATCCTCACCCACAACCACTTAATGGAAGCTATACAAGACACCGGGTTCGAAGCCATACTAATAAGCACAGGGGAACACATGAGCAAGATTGAACTTAAAATCGATGGCATTAAAAACGACCAATCCCTTGCTGCCATTCAGCGCTCTCTCCATGCACTCCCTGGTGTTCAAACCATAGACATATATCCGGACATTAACAAAATTGCCATAACTTATATACCACACATGACAGGACCAAGAACCTTCATAGAAGTCATAGAATCCACTGGATCAGGGTGTTTTAAAGCGGTGATATTTCCAAACGATGAAGGAAGAGAAGCACTTAGACAGCAGGAAATTAACCGATACTTCATGCTTTTCATATGGAGTTTAGCTTTTACCATTCCTGTTTTCTTTACATCCATGGTTCTCATGTATATACCTGGAGTTAAACGTGTTTTGGATATCAAAATTGTCAATATGTTGACTATTGGACTTCTCTTGAGGTGTAACTTTGCTACCCCGGTGCAGTTTATCATAGGGAGACGGTTCTATGTTGGGGCATATAAAGCATTGCGCAAAGGTTCTGCTAACATGGATGTGTTGATAGCATTAGGGACAAATGCagcatatttttattctctctaTGTTGTGGAAAGAGCTGTTTTCTCTCGGCATTTCAAAGGAAACGATTTCTTTGAGACCAGCTCTAtgcttatttcttttattctgTTGGGGAAGTATTTGGAAGTGTTGGCAAAGGGGAAGACATCTCAGGCCATTGCAAAGCTTATGAACTTGACACCTGAGACAGCGACCTTGTTAACTCAAGATGACAATGGGGATGTTGTTagtgaaaaacaaattgataGTCGGTTGATACAAAAGGACGATGTGATCAAGGTTGTCCCTGGTTCAAAAGTAGCATCTGATGGCTTTGTCATATGGGGACAAAGTCATGTAAATGAGAGCATGATAACCGGAGAGGCAAGGCCCGTGGCAAAGAGGACGGGTGATATGGTGATTGGAGGCACTATGAATGAGAATGGGGTCATGCATGTTAAGGTGACAAGAGTTGGATCCGAGAGTGCTCTCTCCCAGATCGTTCGACTTGTTGAgtcagcccagatggctaaagCTCCGGTTCAAAAACTTGCAGATCATATTTCTAAATACTTTGTTCCTCTG GTCATTGTGCTTTCTCTTTCAACATGGCTCTCCTGGTTTATAGCAGGAAAGTTACATGCATACCCGAAATCTTGGATACCATCCTCCATGAACTACTTTGAGCTTGCACTTCAGTTTGGGATTTCAGTCATGGTCATTGCCTGTCCTTGTGCTCTAGGCCTAGCCACTCCTACTGCTGTTATGGTTGGTACTGGAGTTGGTGCAACACAAGGTGTGTTGATCAAAGGGGGCCAAGCATTAGAAAGTGCAAACAAG GTGAAttgcattgtgtttgacaagACAGGAACACTCACAGTTGGGAAGCCAGTGGTTGTAACAACAAAAATCTTCAAAAAGATGTCAATTAAAGATTTCTATGAATTTACTGCTGCAGCAGAG GTGAACAGCGAACATCCAATAGCTAAGGCCATTGTTGAGCACGCCAAGAAGATCACAGAAGAACAAAATCATTCCTGGCCAGAAGCACGCAACTTTGTTTCTGTTTCAGGCCATGGAGTAAAGGCCATTGTTCTAAACAAGGAAATATTGGTAGGGAATAAAAAGATGATGCTGGATCATAACATAACAATTTCAGCTGATGCTGAAGAAATACTAGCAGAAGCTGAAAGCCTGGCTCAAACTGGGATTTTAGTATCCTTGGATGGAGAAGTCGCTGGAGTTTTGGCTGTATCTGATCCATTGAAACCTGGCGCCAATGAAGTTATTTCCATTCTTAATTCCATGAAAATTAAGAGCATCATGGTGACAGGTGATAACTGGGGTACTGCCAATTCCATAGCCAGACAAGCCGGTATTGAAACTGTCATAGCAGAGGCTCAACCTGAGACTAAagcaactaaaataaaagaactGCAG GGTTGTGGGTATACGGTGGCAATGGTGGGAGATGGCATCAACGACTCACCAGCACTTGTGGCAGCTGATGTTGGGATGGCAATAGGCGCTGGCACAGACATAGCAATTGAAGCAGCAGACATCGTTCTGATGAAGAGCAACTTGGAGGATATAATCATTGCCATTGACCTTGCGAACAGAACCTTCTCTCGTATACGTCTAAACTACTTTTGGGCTTTGGGTTACAATATCTTAGCCATCCCAATTGCAGCGGGAATTCTTTACTCATCCACTAGATTTCGCTTACCACCATGGATTGCTGGAGCTGCAATGGCGGCCTCTTCTCTCAGTGTTGTTTGCTCATCCCTCTTGTTAAAGAATTACAAGAGACCTTCCAAGCTAAACAAGATGGAGATGAATGGTGTAAACATTCAATAA
- the LOC114174682 gene encoding FT-interacting protein 3-like yields MNHFKLGVDVVSAHNLLPKDGLGSSNAFVELYFDGQKYRSTIKEKDLNPVWNESFYFNISDPSNLHYLSLEVYVHSHSRATNSTSFLGKVSLTGTSFVPYSDAVVLHYPLEKRGIFSRVRGEIGLKVYITDDPTIKSSIPTPVVDSVPTNNPSSTHAEVRAPASAMANSLPNEKVESRHTFHHLPNTNHHQNQHHHQQHSTGFADTHYVTKYEADEMKSEPRPMKLVRTGTSVQPVDFALKETSPYLGGGRVVGGRVIHKDKTASTYDLVERMYFLYVRVVKARELPAMDITGSLDPFVEVRIGNYKGITRHFDKNQSPEWNQVFAFSKDRMQASILDVVIKDRDLIKDDFVGIVRFDINEVPLRVPPDSPLAPEWYRLEDKKGDKIKGELMLAVWIGTQADEAFSDAWHSDAATPVDSTHAISAVMRSKVYHAPRLWYVRVNIVEAQDLVPTEKNRFPDVYAKVQIGNQVLKTKTVPARTLSALWNEDLLFVAAEPFEDHLIISVEDRVSPGKDEIIGRVIIPLNSVERRADDRIIHSRWFNLEKPIAIDVDQLKKEKFSSRIQLRLCLDGGYHVLDESTHYSSDLRPTAKQLWKPPIGVLELGVLNAVGLHPMKTRDGRGTSDTYCVAKYGHKWVRTRTIVDNMSPKYNEQYTWEVFDHATVLTVGVFDNSQIGEKGNGTSKDLKVGKVRIRISTLETGRIYTHSYPLLVLHPTGVKKMGELHLAIRFSCTSLANMLYLYSCPLLPKMHYVRPFSVTQLDMLRHQAMNIVAARLGRAEPPLRKEVVEYMSDVDSHLWSMRRSKANFFRLMTVFSGVFAVGKWFGDICMWRNPITTVLVHVLFLMLVCFPELILPTVFLYMFLIGVWNFRYRPRYPPHMNTRISQAEAVHPDELDEEFDTFPTSRSPDLVRMRYDRLRSVAGRIQTVIGDLASQGERIQALLSWRDPRATSLFITLCLLSALVLYVTPFQAVAGLAGFYIMRHPRFRHRLPCVPINFFRRLPARTDSML; encoded by the coding sequence ATGAACCACTTCAAGTTGGGCGTAGATGTGGTTAGTGCTCACAATCTATTACCTAAAGATGGACTAGGTTCATCCAATGCCTTTGTGGAACTTTATTTTGATGGCCAGAAGTACCGTTCGACCATCAAAGAAAAGGATCTTAACCCTGTTTGGAATGAGAGCTTCTACTTTAATATATCTGACCCTTCTAATCTTCACTATCTCTCACTTGAGGTGTATGTCCACAGCCATTCAAGGGCTACTAACTCCACTTCATTTCTTGGCAAGGTTAGCCTTACTGGGACTTCTTTTGTCCCATACTCTGATGCAGTTGTCTTGCATTATCCATTGGAAAAGCGTGGCATTTTCTCTCGTGTAAGAGGAGAGATTGGTCTTAAAGTTTACATCACTGATGACCCAACCATAAAATCATCTATTCCAACTCCTGTTGTTGATTCCGTGCCAACTAATAATCCTAGCTCAACACATGCAGAAGTTCGAGCACCTGCAAGCGCCATGGCAAACAGTTTGCCAAATGAAAAGGTCGAGTCAAGGCACACATTCCATCATCTTCCAAACACAAACCACCACCAGAACCAGCACCATCACCAGCAGCATTCAACTGGCTTTGCTGATACTCATTATGTAACAAAATATGAAGCTGATGAAATGAAATCTGAACCACGACCCATGAAGCTAGTACGTACTGGTACATCAGTACAACCAGTTGATTTTGCACTTAAAGAAACAAGTCCATATCTTGGCGGGGGAAGAGTTGTTGGTGGTCGTGTTATTCATAAAGACAAAACAGCTAGCACGTACGATCTTGTAGAAAGGATGTATTTTCTGTATGTCAGGGTTGTGAAGGCTCGTGAGCTTCCTGCTATGGATATTACTGGGAGTCTTGATCCATTTGTTGAGGTGAGAATTGGCAATTACAAGGGTATTACCAGACACTTTGATAAGAATCAGAGTCCAGAATGGAATCAGGTGTTTGCCTTTTCAAAGGACCGGATGCAAGCATCCATACTAGATGTTGTGATAAAGGACAGGGATCTCATCAAAGATGATTTTGTTGGCATTGTGAGGTTTGACATCAATGAGGTTCCTTTGAGAGTCCCACCAGATAGCCCTTTGGCGCCGGAGTGGTACCGTCTTGAGGACAAGAAAGGGGACAAGATTAAAGGTGAGTTGATGCTTGCTGTCTGGATTGGTACTCAAGCAGATGAGGCTTTTTCAGATGCATGGCATTCAGATGCAGCCACACCTGTTGACAGCACACATGCTATCTCTGCAGTGATGCGTTCAAAGGTGTATCATGCACCAAGGTTATGGTACGTGCGTGTCAATATTGTGGAGGCACAAGACTTGGTTCCTACGGAGAAAAACCGTTTCCCAGATGTGTATGCCAAGGTGCAGATAGGAAACCAAGTGCTGAAAACAAAGACAGTTCCGGCACGAACGCTTAGCGCACTCTGGAATGAGGATCTTTTATTTGTTGCTGCTGAACCTTTTGAAGATCATTTAATCATTTCAGTTGAAGATCGGGTTAGTCCTGGAAAAGATGAGATCATTGGGAGGGTCATCATACCACTGAACTCTGTGGAGAGGCGTGCGGATGATAGAATCATCCATTCTCGATGGTTCAACTTGGAAAAACCAATTGCTATAGATGTTGATCAGTTGAAGAAGGAAAAGTTCTCAAGCAGAATTCAGCTCCGGTTATGTCTAGATGGAGGATATCATGTTCTTGACGAGTCTACTCATTATAGCAGTGATCTCCGTCCCACAGCAAAGCAATTGTGGAAGCCACCAATTGGGGTTTTAGAACTTGGAGTACTGAATGCTGTAGGACTCCACCCAATGAAAACAAGGGATGGTAGAGGCACATCTGACACATACTGTGTAGCAAAATATGGTCACAAATGGGTCAGAACAAGGACCATTGTTGACAATATGTCTCCAAAATACAACGAGCAATACACTTGGGAGGTTTTTGATCATGCCACAGTTCTTACAGTTGGTGTCTTCGACAACAGCCAGATCGGGGAAAAGGGTAACGGTACTTCGAAGGACTTGAAAGTTGGGAAGGTCAGAATTCGCATCTCTACTTTAGAAACAGGCAGGATCTACACTCACTCATATCCATTGTTGGTTCTTCACCCAACTGGGGTTAAGAAGATGGGTGAACTTCACTTGGCAATACGGTTTTCATGCACTTCTTTGGCAAACATGCTTTACCTGTACTCATGTCCACTGCTGCCTAAAATGCACTACGTTAGGCCTTTCTCTGTGACACAGCTAGACATGCTACGCCACCAAGCAATGAACATAGTGGCAGCACGACTCGGCCGAGCAGAGCCACCACTTCGCAAGGAAGTGGTGGAATACATGTCAGATGTGGACTCTCACCTTTGGAGCATGCGGCGAAGCAAGGCGAATTTCTTCAGACTGATGACTGTCTTCTCTGGTGTGTTTGCGGTTGGGAAGTGGTTCGGTGATATCTGCATGTGGAGAAATCCTATCACAACAGTGCTGGTTCATGTGCTATTTCTCATGCTTGTGTGCTTCCCAGAATTGATCTTGCCCACTGTTTTTCTCTACATGTTTTTGATAGGGGTGTGGAACTTCAGATACAGACCAAGGTACCCTCCTCACATGAACACAAGAATCTCACAAGCTGAGGCAGTGCACCCTGATGAATTGGATGAAGAGTTTGACACTTTCCCAACAAGCAGAAGCCCAGACCTTGTGAGAATGAGGTATGATCGCTTGAGGAGTGTGGCTGGAAGGATTCAAACAGTGATTGGGGATTTGGCCAGCCAGGGAGAAAGGATTCAGGCTCTGTTAAGCTGGAGAGACCCACGTGCTACATCCTTATTTATTACACTGTGTCTTCTATCTGCGTTGGTGCTCTATGTTACCCCTTTTCAAGCTGTGGCTGGTTTGGCAGGTTTCTACATCATGAGGCATCCAAGGTTTCGCCACAGGCTGCCATGTGTCCCAATCAACTTTTTCCGACGCCTCCCTGCAAGAACAGACAGCATGTTGTAG
- the LOC114174230 gene encoding probable xyloglucan galactosyltransferase GT20, which yields MAVSISRKRPKSSSRNLEAKQSYFGLTILYNFLSRISALVFLIILIYMWSSFSTLITGNIIHVCFSTRKLDNLYCLSAGTHPSFEIPTSTNNNSSIITPGIDQGNATAEPVKFPYTTHLVTAASRVVINGTDERVANAVKVVEEQLQVHRSWRSKSNKNYASCDGRGIYVYDLPSKFNKDLVGQCRDMVPWQDFCSYLSNEGLGEPIAKLGKGWYKTHQYSLELIFHSRVLRHPCRVSDEKVAKLFYVPFYGGLDILRWHFKNVSNDVKDSLSLELVKWLERQGPWKRNSGKDHVLVLGKISWDFRRSSESPWGTRLLELDKMQNPIKLLIERQPWHVNDIGIPHPTNFHPHSDNDIISWQLKIIRSNRKNLVSFAGAARANAEDNTRATLINQCTSLGDGKCHFMNCSSVKCDEAESVIELFVESEFCLQPPGDSPTRKSVFDSLISGCIPVLFDPFTAYYQYPWHLPHDHDKYSVFMDKKEVTEINVVERLANISSRERENMRRYIVYELLPGLVYGDYIAEPDKFQDAFAITMNNLLDRVSMLEQPQKN from the coding sequence ATGGCAGTGTCTATATCCAGAAAAAGACCAAAATCATCATCAAGAAATCTAGAAGCTAAACAATCTTACTTTGGCCTTACAATCCTCTACAACTTTCTTAGTAGAATTTCTGCTTTAGTTTTCCTCATAATCCTTATCTACATGTGGTCTTCCTTCTCCACCTTAATAACAGGAAACATCATTCATGTTTGCTTTTCCACAAGGAAACTCGATAACCTCTATTGTCTGTCTGCAGGTACTCACCCCTCCTTTGAAATACCAACCTCCACAAACAATAATAGCTCCATTATTACCCCTGGAATTGATCAGGGTAATGCAACTGCTGAACCTGTCAAGTTTCCATATACCACACATCTGGTTACTGCTGCTAGTAGAGTAGTTATCAATGGTACAGATGAGAGGGTTGCAAATGCTGTTAAGGTCGTTGAGGAACAATTGCAAGTTCATAGATCCTGGAGGTCAAagtcaaacaaaaactatgcaAGTTGTGATGGTAGAGGAATATACGTTTATGACTTGCCATCCAAGTTTAACAAGGACTTGGTGGGTCAATGCCGTGACATGGTTCCATGGCAGGACTTCTGCAGCTATTTAAGTAACGAGGGGTTGGGTGAGCCAATAGCCAAGCTTGGCAAAGGATGGTACAAGACTCATCAGTACTCGCTTGAACTCATATTTCATTCCAGAGTCTTGAGGCATCCATGCAGGGTTTCTGATGAAAAGGTTGCAAAGCTATTCTATGTTCCATTCTATGGTGGTTTGGATATCTTGCGATGGCATTTCAAGAACGTATCAAATGATGTGAAGGACAGTTTGAGTCTGGAATTGGTGAAGTGGCTTGAGAGACAAGGACCGTGGAAAAGGAATTCAGGTAAGGATCATGTGCTTGTGTTGGGTAAGATTTCGTGGGATTTTAGGAGAAGCAGTGAGTCTCCTTGGGGGACTAGATTGTTAGAGCTTGACAAAATGCAAAACCCCATCAAGCTCTTGATTGAAAGACAACCTTGGCATGTCAATGACATTGGAATTCCTCACCCAACTAATTTCCACCCACATTCAGACAATGATATAATCTCTTGGCAACTGAAAATCATTAGATCAAACCGCAAAAACCTTGTGAGTTTTGCTGGAGCAGCACGGGCTAATGCAGAGGACAACACTAGGGCAACATTAATCAACCAATGCACTTCATTAGGTGATGGGAAATGTCATTTTATGAATTGCAGTTCTGTGAAGTGTGATGAGGCTGAGTCAGTAATAGAACTCTTTGTGGAGTCTGAGTTTTGCCTTCAGCCCCCAGGAGATAGTCCAACAAGAAAATCTGTTTTTGATTCGCTCATATCAGGTTGCATCCCTGTTCTCTTTGATCCTTTCACGGCTTATTATCAATATCCCTGGCACTTGCCCCATGACCATGATAAGTACTCTGTGTTTATGGACAAAAAAGAGGTGACAGAAATAAATGTGGTGGAGAGACTGGCCAACATTTCGtcaagagagagagaaaacatGAGGAGATATATTGTATATGAACTGTTGCCTGGATTGGTATATGGGGATTACATTGCCGAGCCTGACAAGTTTCAGGATGCGTTTGCCATTACAATGAATAATCTGCTTGATAGGGTTAGCATGTTGGAGCAACCACAGAAGAATTGA
- the LOC114172405 gene encoding protein YIPF5 homolog, whose protein sequence is MANKEFKVPPVAFPSAGNPGGAAPHLQQRRMPAPPFQPNSGIPFMSFDIGSATASTSSGPIYTGPSVGGGGSANFDDEEPLLDELGIHPDQIWSKIRSVLNPFRVNDTVHKDSDLSGPILLYMSFCLFQLLAGKIQFGVILGWIVVSSIFLYFVFNMLAGRTGNLDLHTCTSVVGYCMLPVVIFSALSLFLPVEGFIRLSVAAIFVLWATRASTGLVVSLAHGGDEHRGLIAYASFLIYTLFSLLVIF, encoded by the coding sequence ATGGCCAATAAAGAGTTCAAAGTCCCGCCGGTGGCTTTCCCCTCCGCCGGAAATCCCGGCGGCGCGGCACCACACCTCCAGCAGCGGCGCATGCCCGCACCGCCATTCCAACCGAACTCCGGCATTCCATTCATGTCCTTCGACATAGGATCCGCCACGGCGTCCACCTCCTCGGGACCAATTTACACCGGCCCCTCCGTCGGCGGCGGTGGCTCCGCCAACTTTGACGACGAGGAGCCCCTTCTCGACGAGCTCGGGATCCACCCGGACCAAATCTGGAGCAAAATCAGATCTGTTCTGAACCCGTTTCGCGTCAACGACACGGTACACAAAGACTCGGATCTATCAGGTCCAATCCTCCTCTACATGTCATTTTGCCTCTTCCAATTGCTCGCGGGAAAGATCCAGTTTGGCGTGATCCTGGGCTGGATCGTGGTCTCTTCCATTTTCCTTTACTTCGTTTTCAATATGCTAGCCGGTCGAACAGGAAATCTCGACCTGCACACCTGCACCAGTGTCGTCGGTTACTGTATGTTGCCGGTGGTTATTTTCTCCGCGCTCTCGCTCTTCTTACCGGTCGAAGGGTTCATTCGCCTTTCGGTCGCTGCGATTTTCGTGCTGTGGGCCACGAGAGCTTCCACGGGTCTCGTCGTTTCGCTCGCTCATGGCGGTGATGAACATCGAGGACTGATTGCGTACGCCTCTTTCTTGATTTACACTCTGTTTTCGTTACTTGTCATATTCTAG